A single genomic interval of Bacteroidales bacterium harbors:
- a CDS encoding aspartate aminotransferase family protein has product MISNREIFLRNIGQTTDHPLAIEIEKAEGIYLYDTSGKDYIDLVSGVSVSNVGHRHPHVVEAIKNQVDKHMHLLVYGELVQYPQVKFAQLLLNRLPGRFDNIYFVNSGSEANEGALKLAKKYTGRTEIVACRNAYHGSTHGVLSLMGDERYRNPFRPLLPDIRYITFNKEDDLEQITEKTACVMVEPIQGEAGIVLPRNNYLEKLRKRCTETGTLLIFDEVQTGFGRTGSLFGMTHFDVYPDIFTIAKGMGGGMPIGAFVSSKPIMDSLKANPGLGHITTFGGHPVSAAAAHASLQVILQEELSNEATAKGKTYLEKLKHPKIKNMWGTGLFIAVELERADTASGAMNKLAENGIITDRFIFKPEAFRIAPPLTIDEEAIEESIRRIQKALDAL; this is encoded by the coding sequence ATGATATCCAACCGGGAAATTTTCCTGCGAAATATAGGTCAGACTACAGATCATCCTTTGGCCATTGAAATTGAAAAAGCTGAGGGGATTTATCTTTATGATACGAGTGGGAAAGACTATATCGATTTGGTTTCAGGGGTTTCAGTAAGCAATGTGGGGCACCGGCATCCCCATGTGGTGGAGGCGATTAAGAACCAGGTGGACAAACACATGCATCTCCTTGTTTACGGAGAGCTGGTTCAGTATCCGCAGGTAAAATTTGCACAATTGCTTCTTAACCGGCTTCCCGGCCGCTTTGATAACATTTATTTTGTTAATTCGGGCAGCGAAGCCAACGAAGGAGCGCTGAAACTGGCCAAGAAATATACCGGAAGAACGGAAATTGTTGCATGCAGGAATGCTTATCATGGCAGTACACATGGAGTACTTTCTCTGATGGGCGATGAAAGGTATCGCAATCCTTTTCGGCCGTTGCTTCCGGACATTCGGTATATAACCTTCAATAAGGAAGATGATCTGGAGCAGATCACGGAAAAAACTGCATGTGTTATGGTGGAACCCATACAGGGAGAGGCAGGTATCGTTTTGCCCCGTAACAATTACCTGGAGAAACTTCGGAAAAGATGCACTGAAACCGGGACTCTGCTTATATTCGATGAGGTGCAGACCGGTTTTGGCAGGACCGGCTCGCTTTTTGGAATGACCCATTTTGATGTTTATCCGGATATTTTTACCATAGCCAAGGGGATGGGAGGAGGAATGCCCATTGGAGCTTTTGTGTCTTCCAAACCCATCATGGATTCGCTTAAAGCAAATCCCGGTCTGGGTCACATCACCACTTTCGGCGGGCATCCGGTGTCTGCTGCAGCGGCCCATGCAAGTCTTCAGGTGATTCTTCAGGAAGAACTGAGCAATGAAGCAACAGCAAAGGGGAAAACATACCTGGAAAAACTGAAACATCCGAAGATCAAAAACATGTGGGGTACCGGTTTGTTTATTGCCGTCGAGCTGGAGCGTGCCGATACCGCATCCGGTGCCATGAACAAGCTGGCGGAAAACGGCATCATTACCGATCGGTTCATATTCAAACCGGAAGCTTTTCGGATCGCTCCTCCACTGACAATTGATGAAGAGGCGATCGAAGAATCCATCCGGAGAATTCAAAAGGCTTTGGATGCTTTGTAG
- a CDS encoding glycosyltransferase family 2 protein: protein MGFAAQYLAKNRGVESFISASPAKDLKYVVVIPSYDEDGLIDTLNALWKAQRPRYSIEIIVVVNSSRETSADIREKNRQTLREIDTWSRNYCDRDFAAYALYVPEIPGKDFGAGMARKIGMDEAINRFEQLNRDDGYIISLDADTAVADNYFTAIEQTIAKRPAMNAGILYFEHPVEGGEFSRDIYDAVAKYELFLRYYNQALRWTGFPYAFHTIGSAFFVRALAYVKQGGMIRRKAGEDFYFLNKVFQLGNICEVHSTAVYPSPRFSGRVLFGTGPEVEKITREPDKPYMTYDPEAFRALKAFFYGIDQLFHCNEREVEDYLNALEPGLEDFLRSVGLKDEIKRINNNCKRPEVFRKHFFQWFGGLKIIRYMHVVHDKFLDKVPVHLAASEMLKMLGYSGQFDNSSVNSRIFQLLSKYREIERSREYTI from the coding sequence ATGGGTTTTGCTGCACAATATTTGGCGAAGAACAGGGGAGTTGAAAGTTTTATTTCTGCATCCCCTGCAAAGGATTTAAAGTACGTTGTGGTCATACCCAGCTACGACGAGGACGGGTTAATTGATACACTGAACGCCCTTTGGAAAGCTCAAAGACCCCGATATTCGATAGAAATTATTGTTGTGGTTAATTCTTCCAGGGAAACTTCCGCAGATATCAGAGAAAAAAACAGACAAACGCTCAGGGAGATTGATACCTGGAGCAGGAACTACTGCGACCGGGACTTTGCTGCATATGCCCTGTACGTACCTGAAATTCCCGGGAAGGATTTCGGAGCCGGGATGGCCAGAAAGATCGGAATGGACGAGGCCATCAACAGGTTTGAGCAGCTCAACAGGGATGATGGCTACATCATTTCCCTGGATGCGGATACCGCCGTAGCAGATAATTATTTTACAGCGATTGAACAGACCATAGCAAAGAGACCTGCCATGAATGCAGGCATTCTTTATTTTGAGCATCCTGTGGAAGGCGGGGAATTTTCCCGGGATATATATGATGCGGTCGCAAAGTATGAACTGTTTCTGAGGTACTATAATCAGGCACTAAGATGGACCGGTTTTCCCTATGCTTTTCATACCATTGGCTCTGCTTTTTTTGTGCGTGCATTGGCTTATGTAAAACAGGGCGGGATGATCAGGCGGAAAGCCGGCGAAGATTTTTATTTTCTGAATAAGGTTTTTCAACTGGGAAACATCTGTGAGGTGCATTCAACGGCCGTTTATCCTTCACCACGTTTTTCCGGCAGGGTTTTATTCGGCACCGGACCGGAGGTTGAAAAAATTACCAGGGAGCCTGATAAACCTTATATGACCTATGATCCCGAAGCATTTCGTGCGCTTAAAGCGTTTTTTTATGGTATAGACCAGCTATTTCATTGCAATGAGAGGGAAGTGGAAGATTATTTGAATGCATTGGAGCCGGGCTTAGAGGATTTTCTTAGATCCGTCGGATTGAAGGATGAAATCAAAAGGATCAATAACAACTGCAAAAGGCCGGAAGTATTTAGGAAACATTTTTTTCAGTGGTTTGGGGGGCTGAAGATCATCCGGTATATGCATGTGGTACATGATAAATTTCTGGATAAGGTTCCTGTTCATCTGGCTGCCTCCGAGATGCTGAAAATGCTTGGTTATTCCGGGCAGTTTGACAACAGCTCAGTCAACTCCCGGATTTTTCAGTTACTCAGCAAATACAGAGAAATAGAACGCAGTAGAGAATATACTATTTGA
- a CDS encoding septum formation initiator family protein, whose translation MESLQKILKRILPALKNKYILTFLIFLIWLIFFDQNNLVDRVRQMNRHEELQEEKKFYLQKIREDSVKLHQLKTSEENLEEFAREEYYMKKENEDLFIIVEEADD comes from the coding sequence ATGGAATCACTTCAAAAAATCCTAAAAAGAATTCTTCCCGCCTTAAAAAACAAATATATCCTAACATTCCTCATCTTTTTGATATGGCTCATATTTTTCGATCAAAACAACCTGGTGGACCGCGTAAGGCAAATGAACCGGCATGAAGAGCTTCAGGAAGAAAAGAAATTCTACCTGCAAAAGATCAGGGAGGATTCGGTCAAACTTCACCAACTGAAAACCAGCGAGGAAAATCTTGAAGAATTTGCGCGCGAAGAGTACTACATGAAAAAAGAGAACGAGGACCTTTTTATTATTGTGGAAGAAGCTGATGACTAG
- the pruA gene encoding L-glutamate gamma-semialdehyde dehydrogenase has translation MPKGFFKVPTAKNEPARSYAPGTKDREELKKALKELKSKDLDIPMIIGGKEVRTENKVPVHPPHELKHTLGYYHKGDETHVKQAIEAALEAKKKWAAMPWHERAAIFLKVAELLTGPYRYKINAAAMLATSKSCHQAEIETVCEFADFMRYGVDFMSHIYDQQVYSPDGIWNRVEYRPLEGFIFALTPFNFQAITANLPAAPAMMGNTVVWKPSKNNLYAANVIMEIFREAGVPDGVINMLFVSGPAAGKVVFEHPDFAGFHFTGSTSVFQNVWKQIGENIKTYKSYPRIVGETGGKDYIFASPQADAQAVATAITRGAFEYQGQKCSAASRVYLPANLADEILEQVREDVNSIKVGSPEDFSNFMNAVIDEAAFEKHSAAIDKAKKDKEAEIIIGGEYDKSEGYFIYPTVIKTTDPHYYTMEEELFGPIVTVYVYEENKMEETLDELDNTSIYGLTGAIFSQDRYEIDWLTKRLQQTAGNFYVNDKPTGSIVGQQPFGGARGSGTNDKAGSFINQLRWVSMRSIKENFNPPKDYRYPFLEEE, from the coding sequence ATGCCCAAAGGATTCTTCAAAGTCCCAACAGCCAAAAACGAACCTGCCAGGAGCTATGCCCCCGGCACAAAGGATCGTGAAGAACTGAAAAAAGCGCTCAAAGAGCTCAAATCCAAAGATCTGGACATACCCATGATCATTGGAGGAAAGGAAGTACGCACTGAAAACAAAGTCCCCGTTCATCCGCCCCATGAATTAAAACACACGCTGGGATATTACCACAAAGGTGATGAAACCCATGTAAAACAGGCCATCGAAGCCGCTTTGGAAGCCAAGAAAAAATGGGCTGCTATGCCCTGGCATGAAAGAGCTGCCATCTTTCTCAAAGTAGCAGAACTACTTACCGGCCCCTACCGCTATAAGATCAACGCGGCGGCCATGCTGGCTACTTCCAAGAGCTGTCATCAGGCCGAAATAGAAACGGTTTGTGAATTTGCCGATTTCATGCGCTATGGGGTTGATTTCATGAGCCACATATACGACCAGCAGGTATATTCACCCGACGGGATCTGGAACCGTGTGGAATACCGCCCGCTGGAAGGGTTCATCTTTGCATTGACGCCTTTTAACTTCCAGGCCATAACTGCGAATCTACCTGCCGCACCGGCCATGATGGGCAATACCGTGGTCTGGAAACCGTCGAAGAACAACCTGTATGCAGCAAACGTGATCATGGAGATCTTCCGGGAAGCCGGTGTACCCGACGGCGTGATCAACATGCTGTTTGTATCCGGTCCGGCTGCCGGAAAGGTGGTTTTTGAGCATCCGGATTTTGCCGGATTCCACTTTACAGGCTCCACCTCGGTATTCCAGAATGTCTGGAAACAGATCGGCGAGAACATCAAAACATACAAATCCTATCCCAGGATTGTAGGCGAAACGGGCGGTAAGGATTACATATTCGCTTCGCCTCAGGCGGATGCACAAGCTGTTGCCACAGCTATTACCAGAGGTGCATTTGAATATCAGGGCCAGAAATGTTCAGCAGCTTCCAGGGTTTACCTGCCGGCCAACCTGGCGGATGAAATCCTGGAACAGGTCAGGGAAGATGTGAATTCCATCAAGGTGGGATCCCCTGAAGATTTCTCCAATTTCATGAATGCTGTGATCGACGAGGCTGCCTTTGAAAAGCATTCTGCGGCTATAGATAAGGCCAAAAAAGACAAAGAAGCTGAAATTATAATCGGTGGCGAATATGACAAATCGGAAGGATACTTCATCTATCCCACGGTAATTAAAACAACCGATCCCCATTACTACACCATGGAAGAAGAGCTCTTCGGACCCATCGTAACGGTTTATGTGTACGAGGAAAACAAGATGGAAGAAACGCTGGACGAACTTGACAATACTTCTATTTATGGGCTTACCGGGGCCATTTTCTCACAGGATCGTTACGAAATCGACTGGTTAACCAAACGGCTTCAGCAAACAGCCGGTAATTTCTATGTAAACGACAAACCTACGGGTTCTATCGTTGGCCAGCAGCCATTTGGCGGTGCAAGAGGCTCTGGAACCAATGACAAAGCCGGCTCGTTTATCAACCAGCTCCGATGGGTATCCATGCGAAGCATCAAGGAAAACTTCAATCCTCCGAAGGATTACAGGTATCCCTTCCTGGAGGAAGAATAA